A stretch of DNA from Nymphaea colorata isolate Beijing-Zhang1983 unplaced genomic scaffold, ASM883128v2 scaffold0243, whole genome shotgun sequence:
CccacccaaccccaaccccaaccccaaccccaaccccaaccccaaccccaaccccaaccccaaccccaaccccatatctttctttctcaatgaTCCAATCAAGTATTTCCGTACGTGTATAATAGTAAGATGATAAAATCGGTGATTGTGAGTAATTAATCCCCAATTCAGGTCGGCTAGCAGATGGACTCACCCTGTGCGAGTCAAACGAAGGCTACATGGACGAGCAAATGCTCAGCATCAAGCACAAGGTCAAGCGCTACCTCACCGAGGTAGCCCAGTACAGCAGGAAAGACCCCAACTCACTCAGACACATCGAAAACCCCACCTTCGGCATCTTCTACAAGGTTCACAACTACGTCGTCTTCACCGTCATCGCAGACAAGTCCTACCCGCTCAACTGGCAGGCGCCTTCCTCGACTCCCTCATCACGCCCTTCTTCGACGAGGTAGAACGCAGTTCACTGCAGCCAACTATGATCCAAGCTAGAGACATTGACCTCTGAGCTTTATTTCATCAAATTCGACAGGAAGatcaaggagaagaagagggagttTGAAGACCCTGGCTCAGTTAAGAATGTGGACCGCATGAAACGCGAGCTCGAGGCCATTCACAACATCATGAAGGAAAATATGAGCATGCTGGAGGGACGGCAGGAGGATCTACAGCAAACGTCTTAAAAAGCGAAGAGGATAAGCGAAGAATCAAAGAAATTCGATGAGCGTTCGAAGGGTTTGCTGTGGCAATACTGGATCAAAAAGAATATGTGTGGCTGGTGCTAATATTTGGAGCGTTGCTGGTCTACTTTTTGATTTGATACTCATATTATCGTTATGCACAAGAAAAACTAACCTACCCTCAAAAATCCCAACCGCAGTGTGCACGCACATTGGGAAAACTTCACAACCGAAGACGAGAATGACAAGGAGAACGTCAGTAGGTGGGTAATGGATGGGAGGGAGAGACAGTGAGGAGGAAAGATTGGGCACTCCCGAAACAGTTGAACGGGAATCCCGAGTGCACTCCTCCCATCGTACGGTGTAAAGAATGAGAATCCTCTATAGCATCAATACAAGCGAAACCAGCAGAAGATAGACAAACTAAGCAtcaagttgtaagaactttACCAGCATTTCCAGACCCAAACAAAAAAGCTAGAAGAGGGCAAGCGTAAAGTCCACAACTAGACAAGATAATATCATAGAACCACATTTGGAGTAAGACATAAAAAAGGTGAGGTAGTTGCTTGAGAGCTCTCTGATGTAATCCTAAAAAATAAAGTTAGCTGAGCATTTCGGTTGATTGATTTTGATATAGTGTTTTATGCACTTCCTGctataacttttaaatattttctgcAACTTATCAGATGACTGACGGTAGGAGATAATAGAACTTCGAGTTCCTCGCAGCCGATGACCACCTCTACGCCGGCCTGCAGGAAAAAATGAAGCACAATACCTCAGACGGGAGGAACAACTTGAACTGGAGTACCAGTAGGCCAAGTCCAAACGCACACAGATCCAAAAAGACAAGGAAGAAGTCGGTGTCCGCCTATATACCGCCCAACAGCAACTGGCATCCAACCAGATGGACTACGAACGAGCCCACGACAACTTTAACATCGCCCAGAGATTGAGATTAGAAGCAGAACAAAAATTGTCACAAGTGAACGAACTGTATAACGCCAAGAAATAGGAGTCAAATGTACTTCGCGGGAAGGTTGCCAAGGCTCAGAAGGAACTATAGAACCTCATGAAGCATTACCACGAAATCGAAACATACAACGTGCAACTAAATCCGATATCGCAGTCACCAAAAAAGAAACCTTCACTGCCGAAGACAACGTTGCCAACCttgaaaaactcaaaaagaaaCAGGACCTGCTCATCGACTCCATGAATGAGGAAAGCAAACGTCTAGAAGAGCAAAAGAACATCTTAACTGCTCAGATCATCTCACAGAGAGAGGAAACTGAAGAAGCCAAGAAAATTCTCACTGAAGCTGAAGCTGAGATGGAGAAAGTGGTTGCTAGCAAGAAGAGTCTTCTTGAGCGTTGGCAAAAAGCTATCCTTATGATGCAGAAGCGTGACTCAGCTGTCCAGACTGCCAGAGAGCGCCTTAATGCTTAGCGCGAGGCCAATGCGCTCCTGCTCAACTAGTTGGCAGGCATCCGCAGCGAAATCAGGAAAGAAGAGGAGCAGACTGAAAAGCTAAACGCGCAGGGAAGCATGAttaccaaaatgaaaaacaatctCGACCTCATCTTCCGTGAGTTGAAGGCAGAGGAGGAAAAGGTAGCAGCTCAATACGCCAGCTTGAAATAGTCGCTCTCCAACACTGAGCAGAACATCAAATTGACAGGCCAGGAACAGAAGCAAGTTGAAGATGCTATGAACCTAGTGGAGGGAAACATCATGAAATTGCACACTGAAGCCAAGCGTCTCTATGAATCACTTATTGACCAGAAGAGTGAGCATACCACCATTGAAAAGACTGCCTCTAACCTGTTAAAACAGGCCCAGAAACTGAATGAGGATATTGAGAGAAGGAAATTGAGCTGGAGAACATCCTAAACGAAATTGCACGTATTCGCATCGATCAGCTCAACACCAAGTCACAGATAGACTTGcttaaaaagaagagagaagaggcaCTGGCAGAGCAGAAGATAAGAAATATTTGGTCATCACCTATGAAGTCCAGATCAAGCAAGGCCACGACATCAACGAAAAGAAACAGCATGAAGTTGGTCGTCTCAACAACTGCATGACGAACTCATGAGCAAGGCGAATGATGAGGGCAAGAATCCTGATGAAAATA
This window harbors:
- the LOC116268372 gene encoding uncharacterized protein LOC116268372, which encodes MDEQMLSIKHKVKRYLTEVAQYSRKDPNSLRHIENPTFGIFYKVHNYVVFTVIADKSYPLNWQAPSSTPSSRPSSTRKIKEKKREFEDPGSVKNVDRMKRELEAIHNIMKENMSMLEGRQEDLQQTS